In the genome of Deltaproteobacteria bacterium GWC2_65_14, the window ATGCTGCGCCCCGCCTTTGTGGATGTGCCAGTGCATCCCGGTCGTCCGCTCGTCGTAGACATGCATCCGGTACATCCCGACGTTGCGGCGGCCGGACCCGGGGTCCTTCGTAAACACCAGTGGCAGCGTGATGAAGGGCCCACCGTCCCCCGGCCAGGTTTTCACCACCGGGAGGAAGGAGAGGGAGGGACTCTCCCGCTCCACCACCTCCTGGCAGGGGCCGGAGGAGACCGTCTTCGGGATGAAGTCGGCCAGCCGGGCCAGCTTGGGGAGCATCTTCAGCTTCTCGAGGAGGTTGGTGGGGATCTCCGGCTCGATCACCTCGGCCATCCGCGCACCGATCTCGTCGAGGGAGGAGACGCCCAGGGCAAGGCACATCCGCCCCATCGTCCCGAACAGGTTCATCGCGAGGGGGACGGAGGAACCCTTCACCTGCTCGAAGAGCAGGGCCGGGCCGCCCGATTTCATCGCCCGGTCGGCGATCTCCGCCGCCTCCAGTTCGGCGGACACCGGGACCCGGATCCTCTTGAGCTCCCCCCTCGCCTCGAGCGCAGCCATGAACTCCCGCAGATCCCGGAACGCCATCCTCTCCCCGCCTTCCCCGAAAGCAATGAGAAAATCATAGCATACGAACCGCGTTCCCATCCTCCCCGGTCAGCGAACCACCGGGTTATTCATCCGCCAAGGTGTCCCCTCCATTCCGGTTCGTCACCGGGACCGCTCCCGGGAGGGAGGCATCCGGAACAGGCTCCGGCAGCAGGTGCCTGGGAAGAAAGGCGAAATTGGCGATCAGGGTAGGGATCACGGCGCTGGCGATCACCGTGGCCACGAGAAAGCTGTACTGCCCCCGCGTCACGATGCCGTGGGAGTAGCCGTAGAGGGCGGAGATCGTCCCGAAGGTAAGCCCCGTGGACATCATCAGGGTGTAGTACCACCGCTCCTTCCGTTCTTCCCGGAATCGGCCGACCACCGGATACAACCCGAAAATCTTGGAAACGACCTTGCCCGCGAAGAGCAACAGGAATACCGCCGGCAACGCGAGGATGGACGGGATGGAAACGAGCGATCCCGCCCGGAGGAAGTAGAAAGGCGTCAGGAACCCGATGGTCAGCGTGCGCATGCGGCGCACCCAGAAGGCATCGTGGGCAGCCGTTCCGGCGAGCACCATCCCCGCGATATAGGCGGGAAGGACCGCCTCGCTTCCGGACCACAGGGCCAGAGCACCCAGGCCGAAAAGAACCAGGAGCACCCACTTGGCCCGGATCGCCGCCGTGCGGTGGCCGTACCGATCCGTGATCCACGCGGTAAGCCGGGGCAAGAGAGCCAGGACGACGGCGCTTACAGCGACGAAGATCAGCGTCCGCACCGTGAACAGAGCGAAGATCAGCCCCAGGGCGAGGACCGTTCCCAGGTCGTTGACGAAGCAGGCTCCCAGGATTCCCTTTCCGAACTCCGTCCGGTTGAACCCGGTCTCCAGCATGACGGCGTAGACGACCGCCATCGACGTGGTCGAAAGCGCCCCCCCCGCCAGCCAGCTCGCGGCGGGATCCCAGCCGAGCACGTACCGCGCCAGCGCAGCGCAGCCCAGGAAGGGTGCGAGAAATCCCACCAGGCCGACGACGGTGACTTCCCGCCCCTTGGACCGCAGCACGGCCGGTTCCAGCTCCGCCCCGGCGAGGAAGGTGAGCAGGATGGCTCCCGTTCCCGCCAGGAAGCGCAGCCACTCCACATCGGACCCGAGAGCTCCGTTCCCCAGGTAGTGGCTGGCGACCGCCCCCGCGGCGACCCCCACGCAGATCTCCATGAGCGCCATGGACACGCGCAGGTGGTTCGCAAGGATGGTCGAGACCACCGCCAGTCCAAGCCAGACCGTCGCGATCCCCAGTGTTTCCGCCATGATTGCCTCCTCCTCCATCGATGTCGTTCCCAACAAAAAAAACCCGCCGCATGGCGGGCGCAGCAACCGGTCGGTTCCCGCTCCTGCCGCAACGCATGC includes:
- a CDS encoding potassium transporter Kef, translated to MAETLGIATVWLGLAVVSTILANHLRVSMALMEICVGVAAGAVASHYLGNGALGSDVEWLRFLAGTGAILLTFLAGAELEPAVLRSKGREVTVVGLVGFLAPFLGCAALARYVLGWDPAASWLAGGALSTTSMAVVYAVMLETGFNRTEFGKGILGACFVNDLGTVLALGLIFALFTVRTLIFVAVSAVVLALLPRLTAWITDRYGHRTAAIRAKWVLLVLFGLGALALWSGSEAVLPAYIAGMVLAGTAAHDAFWVRRMRTLTIGFLTPFYFLRAGSLVSIPSILALPAVFLLLFAGKVVSKIFGLYPVVGRFREERKERWYYTLMMSTGLTFGTISALYGYSHGIVTRGQYSFLVATVIASAVIPTLIANFAFLPRHLLPEPVPDASLPGAVPVTNRNGGDTLADE